In Epinephelus moara isolate mb chromosome 20, YSFRI_EMoa_1.0, whole genome shotgun sequence, the genomic stretch gattccagCCCCTAGAACTTTGATCATCTAGAATATAAGTGTTATAcataaaatcttaatctgcaaagtaactaatgataacagctgTTGTGCAGCAAAAAGTACAATGTTTCTGTCGGAAATATAGTGGCAGGAAgaataaagtaacataaaatggGAAAGTAAGCAACAGGCAGCAGGAATCTTTTTACTTAAAGAAGTGTTTCACAGCTGGAAAGATGGTTGTTTCATAAAACTATGCTGTTAATGCAGTAGAAAGACCCAAATTATTTTGATATTGCTGCTAAATGACcagaaaaaacacaggaaaatggCTGTGATGAGAcagagggaagtttaccatagttcatttacacatactgcccacAGTTATGAtacaaaatcagcaaagtatccctttaaaacagTATTTGAGTACATGTATTTCATTACCTCCCACCATTAACTGACATGATGTGATTTCCCAGGATTTGTCTGAGGAGACGTCACTCTTTAAGAAGAAGGTCCAGTGGGCAGATGGCTACGTCCTCGTCTACAGCATCTGCGACAGGGCCAGTTTCAATGCCGTCAGCAGGCTCATTCAGACCATCAAGTCCACTAAAGACTACCTGAACGCAGACAAAGCGCCCATAGTAATTGTGGGCAACAAGAGGGACCTGCACCACAGGCGGACAGTGCTGAGCGAGGAGGGCCGGCTGCTGGCTCTCAACACGGACTGCCACTTCTATGAGGTGTCGGCTGCCGAGAACTACCACAGCGTGCTCGTGGTGTTTCACGGGCTGGTGGACAGGTTGAAGGACGCCAAGGTGACAACAAAGAGGCCTCTGGGGTTCAGGGGCATAGTGAAAAGCATGTCTGC encodes the following:
- the si:dkeyp-59c12.1 gene encoding ras-related and estrogen-regulated growth inhibitor-like protein — encoded protein: MDANIVVMGTESVGKSALTVRLLTRRFIGEYGDIESIYSHSFMVDGREITLNIWDSPYSGDLSEETSLFKKKVQWADGYVLVYSICDRASFNAVSRLIQTIKSTKDYLNADKAPIVIVGNKRDLHHRRTVLSEEGRLLALNTDCHFYEVSAAENYHSVLVVFHGLVDRLKDAKVTTKRPLGFRGIVKSMSAVFARRRTDSL